The window ATTATCAGATCTATCCGGCAAATTTACCGATAAGCATCCCAATGTTATCAGCATAAAAGAAGAAATTGCATTATCAAGGCAGCAGTTGAAAACTTTGCCTAAGGAAGAATTTGAATACGGCGTGCTTAAAAGAGATGTCAGCGTAAATGAGGGGCTATATTCTTCTTTAAAGCAGCAATTACAGGAAGCGCAGATTAAAGAAGCAGAGAAGGTCAGTAATCTTATTTTGGTTAATCCGGCAGTTCTGCCAAAGGGCCCTTTTTATCCTGATAAGCTGAAGAATTATTTAATCGGGCTTTCTCTTGGTTTAGTTTTAGGTGTAGTCCTCGCTTTTATTACTGAACATTTGGATACTTCAATCGGCAGAGTTGATGATATAGAGAGCTTTATAAAGACGAGTGTAATCGGAATAATTCCTTATTGTAGCGAATACTATACCCAGCAGAGAAAAAGGAAGTATAAGCGCGGTTTCTTCAGTAGGAAGAGTTCCAAGACGGAAGAAGAAATCAAGCCAACGCATATTCTAGAAATTGAAAGGTCTACTTCCAATGCTCTTTTCTTGGAGGCTTTTCGTCTTTTAAGCGTTAACCTGCAGGTGTTGTTTGGTAAGGGCGGCAGGATTCAGAATAAATTGATTATGATTACAAGCTGTAAGCCCGAAGAAGGGAAAACTCTTATTATTTCTACGCTGGCTGTTGTAATGGCTCAGATGGGGCACAGAGTTTTATTGATTGATTCAGATATCAGAAGGCCGAGGATGCATAAGATTTTTGGGCTTAAAGATAAAGAGAAGGGGCTAACGGATATTCTCCGAGGGGATATGACAGTTGATGCGGCAATAAGGACAGCCACGGATATAATGCTGGGAGCTTCCGATATCGATAAGGTTATAAATAAACCATGGCTTAATAATCTTAATTTGCTTACTGCAGGGTCAAGCCTTTCTAATGATTTAACCCTTTTTAATTCCAGCAAACTTGACGAGATACTTAATTATTACAAAAATAAATATGACGTTGTCCTGGTTGACACTTCGCCTATATTAGCAGTCAGCGAACCATCAATACTTTTGCCTAAAATGGACGGAGTATTGTTATTATACAGGTCCGGATATGCTTCCCGTTTGGCGCTGCGCAGGGCCAAGATGCAGATTGAAAGCATAAGAGGAAAAGGTTCTTTATCCGGAGTTATTATTAATAATGTAAGGCCTGAAGTCGGCGTTGAAGTTGATTATTACTATAATAAAAAATATTATAGTGAAGATACAAAAGATCAATTAGGCGGAAAACAGGGGTAAGAGGGGTTTTAAATGTATGAAAAATATTGGGGATTATTGGAAAAACCGTTTGAGAATACTCCGGATCCGCGCTTCATGTATTATTCAAAGAAGCACGAAGAGGCACTCACCAGATTATTAT is drawn from Candidatus Omnitrophota bacterium and contains these coding sequences:
- a CDS encoding AAA family ATPase; this translates as MEQVNEFNLRDYWATFLKRKWEVIISTGIVLFATFIFTSFQTPQYLAIVTLKVDHTALSPTQFMFPGKEYFFGGQRDEFEIPDYIRQICSRPITEKTLVELGWLTDKVKGKEREDFISSFNGGIWGVPVENSNMIRINIGYEDPQKAVTFINKLAEVFIRENALQKSEQARNVRQFIEKALTDVSDKLRVQEERIRVLTTQGAVGSGVAIVERIAELEKKLSDLSGKFTDKHPNVISIKEEIALSRQQLKTLPKEEFEYGVLKRDVSVNEGLYSSLKQQLQEAQIKEAEKVSNLILVNPAVLPKGPFYPDKLKNYLIGLSLGLVLGVVLAFITEHLDTSIGRVDDIESFIKTSVIGIIPYCSEYYTQQRKRKYKRGFFSRKSSKTEEEIKPTHILEIERSTSNALFLEAFRLLSVNLQVLFGKGGRIQNKLIMITSCKPEEGKTLIISTLAVVMAQMGHRVLLIDSDIRRPRMHKIFGLKDKEKGLTDILRGDMTVDAAIRTATDIMLGASDIDKVINKPWLNNLNLLTAGSSLSNDLTLFNSSKLDEILNYYKNKYDVVLVDTSPILAVSEPSILLPKMDGVLLLYRSGYASRLALRRAKMQIESIRGKGSLSGVIINNVRPEVGVEVDYYYNKKYYSEDTKDQLGGKQG